In Rubrobacter radiotolerans DSM 5868, a genomic segment contains:
- a CDS encoding Lrp/AsnC family transcriptional regulator: MVTAIVLITTENERVGEVAEAVIEIEGVTEAYSVTGPHDLVAMVRLKDFESLADVVPGRIAQVPGVARTETMVAFRTYSNYDLDRAWSMGFEE; the protein is encoded by the coding sequence GTGGTAACCGCCATCGTCCTTATAACGACCGAGAACGAGCGCGTCGGTGAGGTCGCCGAGGCCGTGATCGAGATCGAGGGCGTCACAGAAGCCTACTCCGTAACAGGACCTCACGACCTCGTCGCGATGGTGCGTCTCAAGGACTTCGAGAGCCTCGCCGACGTCGTGCCCGGCAGGATAGCCCAGGTCCCCGGCGTCGCCCGGACCGAGACGATGGTCGCCTTTAGGACCTACTCCAACTACGACCTCGACCGCGCCTGGAGCATGGGCTTCGAGGAGTAG
- a CDS encoding glutamate--cysteine ligase, producing the protein MPVEFEGGNSTYTLGVEEELCIVDAETGELVPKIEEVMARLPEDLCEYVSYELFQSVLEIKTPPCETVSEAASVLRGIRSRVGSWTAACDASLASAGTHPFSRYRDQLITEQERYKKVIDTLRWVAEREVIFGQHVHVAVPGPAECIQAHNRLAEQAPLLLALSANSPFWQGMDTGFESSRVKVFETFPRAGMPPAFPDYEAFENYVDMMVHSGAMDDYTYCWWDVRPHSKFGTIELRVFDSQTALKDTVGLTALTQCIVRRSIEDPSAPKGPYNRELGLENKWRASRHGMNADFYSVVEQANTPARDLARSLVENLREHAQDLDCEDELLSVFDIIEGGTGSQRQREVYAESGDLLDVVAYLIENTRPAMAGEPS; encoded by the coding sequence ATGCCCGTAGAGTTCGAGGGCGGCAACTCCACCTACACCCTTGGTGTGGAGGAGGAGTTGTGCATAGTGGACGCCGAGACGGGGGAGCTCGTCCCGAAGATCGAGGAGGTCATGGCACGTCTGCCGGAGGACCTCTGCGAGTACGTCTCCTACGAGCTCTTCCAGTCGGTCCTTGAGATAAAGACCCCGCCCTGCGAGACGGTCTCGGAGGCCGCGAGCGTTCTCCGGGGCATCCGCAGCCGGGTCGGCTCCTGGACGGCGGCCTGCGACGCCTCGCTCGCCTCGGCCGGTACGCACCCCTTCAGCCGCTACCGCGACCAGCTCATAACCGAGCAGGAGCGCTACAAGAAGGTTATAGACACCCTTCGCTGGGTGGCGGAGCGGGAGGTTATCTTCGGCCAGCACGTCCACGTCGCCGTCCCGGGCCCGGCGGAGTGCATCCAGGCTCACAACCGCCTCGCCGAGCAGGCACCCCTGCTCCTCGCGCTCTCGGCGAACAGCCCGTTCTGGCAGGGGATGGACACCGGTTTCGAGTCGAGCCGGGTAAAGGTCTTCGAGACCTTCCCCAGGGCCGGGATGCCCCCGGCCTTCCCCGACTACGAGGCGTTCGAGAACTACGTGGACATGATGGTCCACTCCGGGGCGATGGACGACTACACCTACTGCTGGTGGGACGTGAGGCCCCACTCGAAGTTCGGGACGATCGAGCTCCGCGTCTTCGACTCTCAGACCGCGCTCAAGGACACCGTCGGCCTCACCGCCCTGACGCAGTGCATTGTCCGGCGCTCAATAGAGGACCCTTCAGCCCCGAAGGGCCCCTACAACCGCGAGCTGGGCCTTGAGAACAAGTGGCGCGCCTCCCGCCACGGGATGAACGCCGACTTCTACAGCGTCGTCGAGCAGGCCAACACTCCTGCCCGGGATCTCGCCCGCTCGCTCGTCGAGAACCTCCGCGAGCACGCCCAGGACCTCGACTGCGAGGACGAACTCCTCTCGGTCTTTGACATCATCGAGGGCGGAACAGGAAGCCAGCGCCAGCGCGAGGTGTACGCAGAGAGCGGCGACCTTCTCGACGTCGTCGCCTACCTCATAGAGAACACCCGCCCGGCGATGGCCGGAGAGCCGAGCTAG
- a CDS encoding TlpA family protein disulfide reductase: MARNTTSDKNKAPGKKGRIVSNKEVKQATSGSRPLVLALAGFTAVAIVVLVVIAVLSAGGGESASDFTPNDQGLIQPGETAPAFTAENLNGGGTFDLEGGQNATMLVFFATWCPHCQNEAPVISELEEQYEARGLEVVMVGIDGQDTPEGVRQFSENFDIQSPTVYDPQLGGEYSVSGYPTTYVLDGERRVVGAHSGEAPREVFEGWIEEALG, encoded by the coding sequence ATGGCTCGCAACACTACTTCAGACAAGAACAAAGCCCCCGGCAAGAAGGGCCGCATCGTCTCGAACAAGGAGGTAAAGCAGGCGACCTCCGGGAGCCGACCCCTCGTGCTCGCGCTCGCAGGCTTCACCGCCGTCGCGATCGTGGTGCTCGTCGTGATCGCCGTCCTGAGCGCGGGCGGAGGCGAGAGCGCCTCCGACTTTACCCCGAACGATCAGGGCCTGATACAGCCCGGAGAGACCGCTCCGGCCTTTACCGCCGAGAACCTGAACGGCGGCGGGACCTTCGACCTCGAAGGCGGCCAGAACGCGACGATGCTCGTCTTTTTCGCGACCTGGTGCCCGCACTGCCAGAACGAGGCTCCGGTTATAAGCGAGCTTGAGGAGCAGTACGAAGCCCGGGGCCTTGAGGTCGTGATGGTCGGCATAGACGGTCAGGACACCCCCGAGGGGGTCCGGCAGTTCTCCGAGAACTTCGACATCCAGAGCCCGACGGTCTACGACCCGCAGCTCGGTGGCGAGTACAGCGTCTCCGGCTACCCGACGACCTACGTGCTGGACGGCGAGCGGCGCGTCGTCGGAGCGCACTCCGGCGAGGCCCCGCGCGAGGTGTTCGAGGGTTGGATCGAGGAGGCTTTGGGGTAA
- a CDS encoding DoxX family protein has protein sequence MSEEQDSRPLGGLRQLLSNSYATLVSRLVLGGVLVASGATKIPDPGAFAAAIRSYGLNLPEGFVSFSAYALPYAEVFIGLYLIAGLFSRPAAWASNALMVVFLFALFQGAVRGLEINCGCFGTGQEASNPWLAILRDLGLLALGLHVALLGAGRFSVDALLSRGRARETSEVSEA, from the coding sequence ATGAGTGAAGAACAAGACTCCCGGCCGCTCGGCGGCCTGCGGCAACTGCTCTCGAACTCCTACGCCACGCTTGTGTCGAGGCTCGTGCTCGGCGGCGTGCTCGTCGCTTCGGGCGCGACGAAGATCCCGGACCCCGGCGCGTTCGCGGCCGCAATCCGTTCCTACGGGCTGAACCTGCCGGAGGGTTTCGTCTCTTTCTCGGCCTACGCGCTGCCCTACGCCGAGGTCTTTATCGGGCTGTACCTGATCGCGGGCCTCTTCTCCCGCCCGGCGGCCTGGGCCTCGAACGCGCTCATGGTCGTCTTTCTCTTCGCGCTCTTTCAGGGGGCCGTCCGGGGGCTTGAGATCAACTGCGGCTGCTTCGGGACCGGGCAGGAAGCCTCGAACCCCTGGCTCGCCATTCTGCGCGACCTCGGGCTGCTCGCGCTCGGATTGCACGTGGCGCTTCTCGGCGCGGGACGCTTCAGCGTAGACGCGCTCCTTTCGCGGGGTCGGGCGCGGGAGACTTCGGAGGTCTCCGAAGCCTGA
- a CDS encoding DMT family transporter, producing the protein MKGSSSRFGGLAGVLLVAAAATIWGTLGLVAKLVYDEGVSVQALVATRAVGAFLVIFAFLLFSGRLAVLKVEGRDLLSLVPLGVVSIGGFYLLYFYTIQESEVGVAAVLLYSSPAFVVLLARVFLGELLTPPKLLALFMTLTGILLVVGVTSPGDLAVRPLIVLTGLGAGLSYGLYSIVGKPLTRRLPTAAITCHMLGVGAVILLVFALPSLHTLFGLPVGIYAVLAASALVHTALAYALYTAGLVRLEAGQAAIVAAVEPVVAGAVGFVFLSEELTAVKVLGALLVVGGAAIAQLRLRRPPKSPAPDPAKGARLR; encoded by the coding sequence ATGAAAGGTTCCTCCTCCCGCTTCGGGGGCCTCGCAGGGGTGCTTCTCGTCGCTGCGGCGGCGACGATCTGGGGCACGCTCGGGCTCGTTGCGAAGCTGGTCTACGACGAAGGTGTATCCGTGCAAGCGCTCGTGGCGACGAGGGCCGTCGGCGCCTTTCTCGTTATCTTCGCGTTTCTTCTCTTCTCGGGGCGGCTCGCGGTGCTCAAGGTGGAGGGGCGGGACCTTCTCTCGCTCGTGCCGCTCGGGGTGGTCTCGATCGGCGGCTTCTACCTGCTCTACTTCTACACGATCCAGGAGAGCGAGGTCGGGGTGGCGGCGGTCCTGCTCTACAGTTCCCCGGCCTTCGTGGTGCTTCTTGCGCGGGTCTTTCTCGGGGAGCTTCTGACCCCGCCGAAGCTGCTCGCGCTCTTTATGACGCTCACGGGCATCCTGCTCGTCGTCGGCGTAACAAGCCCCGGGGACCTTGCGGTGAGGCCGCTCATCGTGCTCACGGGGCTCGGAGCCGGGCTCTCCTACGGGCTGTACTCGATCGTCGGCAAGCCGCTCACCCGGCGGCTCCCCACGGCCGCGATCACGTGCCACATGCTCGGGGTCGGCGCGGTGATCCTGCTCGTCTTTGCCCTGCCCTCGCTACACACGCTCTTTGGGCTTCCGGTGGGGATCTACGCGGTACTCGCCGCCTCGGCGCTCGTCCACACGGCGCTTGCCTACGCGCTCTACACGGCCGGGCTCGTGAGGCTCGAAGCCGGTCAGGCCGCGATCGTCGCCGCCGTCGAGCCGGTAGTCGCGGGAGCGGTCGGCTTCGTGTTTCTCTCGGAGGAGCTTACGGCGGTGAAGGTGCTCGGAGCGCTGCTCGTGGTGGGAGGGGCGGCGATCGCCCAGCTCAGGCTTCGGAGACCTCCGAAGTCTCCCGCGCCCGACCCCGCGAAAGGAGCGCGTCTACGCTGA
- the mutL gene encoding DNA mismatch repair endonuclease MutL, translating into MESTEPQGTKVRVLDPVIAQQVAAGEVVDRPASVVKELVENSLDAGASRIEVELADGGTTRIVVRDDGRGMSAGDAKLSVLRHATSKIHSVEDLEAVTTLGFRGEALPSIASVSAFELTTSTGEGPGTKVTVDGGAPAAVAAIGCPKGTTVTVDRLFYNVPARRAFLKGSRPERAAITDTLTHLAVTNPTVGFRLVEGGREYLSLPQARDLRERLAAMHGVGKVRAFRSVEYESGAFRVTGFAALPSLTEGSRARQTVSVNGRWVRGDTLMRGLDDAYRQTVPAGRYPPVAVNVEVDPRRVDVNVHPTKQTVRFSDDRAARAAVAAAIRQAIEWRPATPPSPPRSVESPAVQGRLPAASEGYGRGFRVAEARPDYEWQGPPRRLDGFREMARHIPEREVAQRAPEPRASGEAAREPHGTFGAEEELPERGALPDLRSLRVIGQLGAGYILVEEPEALWVVDQHVAHERVLLDRLNEGEDAAHMQDLLVPEVVELSPAEAQAVRDGLEELAVYGFEAEPFGPTSVRITSVVSTLAGRDVVGAFDSALAAVAGTSPGREREERILATIACHSAVKMGDRLSQEEMERLVHDWLTTRLPATCPHGRSICFRTSLKEIGRKLDRH; encoded by the coding sequence ATGGAGAGCACAGAGCCGCAAGGGACGAAGGTCCGGGTCCTCGATCCGGTCATAGCGCAGCAGGTCGCCGCCGGAGAGGTCGTGGACCGCCCGGCCTCGGTCGTGAAGGAGCTTGTCGAGAACTCCCTCGACGCCGGAGCGAGCCGCATCGAGGTCGAGCTCGCGGACGGCGGAACGACGCGCATCGTGGTCCGCGACGACGGGCGCGGCATGAGCGCCGGGGACGCAAAGCTCTCGGTCCTGCGCCACGCGACGAGCAAGATCCACTCCGTAGAAGACCTCGAAGCCGTAACCACTTTAGGCTTTCGGGGTGAGGCGCTCCCGTCCATAGCGAGCGTCTCGGCCTTCGAGCTTACGACCTCGACCGGCGAGGGCCCGGGCACGAAGGTTACGGTAGACGGCGGCGCCCCCGCGGCCGTCGCGGCGATAGGCTGCCCGAAGGGCACGACGGTAACGGTAGACCGGCTCTTCTACAACGTCCCGGCACGCCGGGCGTTCCTGAAGGGCTCGCGCCCGGAGCGGGCCGCGATCACGGACACCCTCACCCACCTCGCCGTCACGAACCCGACCGTCGGCTTCCGGCTCGTCGAGGGGGGTCGGGAGTACCTCTCGCTCCCGCAGGCGCGGGACCTGAGGGAGCGGCTCGCTGCGATGCACGGAGTCGGCAAGGTCCGGGCCTTCCGCTCCGTCGAGTACGAGTCCGGCGCGTTCCGCGTAACGGGCTTCGCCGCGCTCCCGAGCCTCACGGAGGGGAGCCGCGCCCGCCAGACCGTCTCGGTAAACGGCCGCTGGGTCCGGGGCGACACCCTTATGCGCGGTCTCGACGACGCCTACCGCCAGACCGTCCCGGCGGGTCGCTACCCGCCCGTCGCCGTGAACGTCGAGGTAGATCCCCGGCGCGTGGACGTGAACGTCCACCCGACAAAGCAGACCGTCCGCTTCTCCGACGACCGGGCTGCAAGGGCCGCAGTCGCGGCGGCGATCCGGCAGGCGATAGAGTGGCGTCCGGCCACCCCACCTTCCCCCCCGAGAAGCGTCGAGAGCCCGGCCGTCCAGGGCCGCCTCCCGGCTGCTTCCGAGGGTTACGGGCGCGGCTTCCGGGTCGCCGAGGCGCGACCCGACTACGAGTGGCAGGGACCCCCGAGACGCCTCGACGGTTTCCGGGAGATGGCCCGGCATATCCCGGAGCGGGAGGTCGCGCAGAGAGCCCCCGAGCCGCGAGCTTCCGGAGAGGCGGCCCGCGAACCTCACGGAACTTTCGGTGCGGAAGAGGAGCTTCCCGAGCGCGGCGCGCTGCCGGACCTCAGGTCGCTGCGGGTGATCGGACAGCTCGGGGCGGGGTACATCCTTGTCGAGGAGCCGGAGGCGCTGTGGGTCGTGGACCAGCACGTCGCGCACGAGCGGGTGCTACTCGACCGGCTGAACGAGGGCGAGGACGCGGCCCACATGCAGGACCTGCTCGTCCCGGAGGTCGTCGAGCTCTCCCCGGCGGAGGCTCAGGCGGTCAGGGACGGTCTGGAGGAGCTCGCCGTCTACGGCTTCGAGGCCGAGCCCTTCGGCCCGACCTCGGTGAGGATCACCTCCGTCGTCTCGACCCTTGCCGGTCGGGACGTCGTCGGGGCCTTCGACAGCGCGCTCGCCGCGGTCGCCGGGACCAGCCCGGGCCGCGAGCGGGAGGAACGCATCCTCGCCACCATCGCCTGCCACTCGGCGGTGAAGATGGGCGACCGGCTCTCACAGGAAGAGATGGAGCGCCTCGTGCACGACTGGCTCACGACCCGCCTCCCGGCGACCTGTCCGCACGGGAGGTCGATCTGCTTCAGAACCAGCCTGAAGGAGATCGGCCGCAAGCTCGACCGGCACTAG
- the accB gene encoding acetyl-CoA carboxylase biotin carboxyl carrier protein, which produces MQETPRRAEKNPERSEPESVERESIPFRDVERLVDLLKEKDVAEISVRSGDLEICVRATVPGASQQVVPQTSGVTPESSGETASGAQNGHHEVRSPLVGTFYRAPAPNEGFFVEVGDRVRAGQTLCIVEAMKLMNEIPADVSGEVVEVHVEDAEGVEFDQPLFSIRPE; this is translated from the coding sequence ATGCAGGAGACACCCAGACGAGCAGAGAAGAACCCGGAACGAAGCGAGCCCGAGAGCGTGGAGCGGGAGAGCATCCCCTTCAGGGACGTGGAGCGGCTCGTGGACCTCCTCAAAGAGAAGGACGTGGCCGAGATCTCCGTCAGGAGCGGCGACCTTGAGATCTGCGTCCGGGCGACGGTCCCCGGCGCGTCGCAGCAGGTCGTTCCACAGACGAGCGGCGTTACCCCGGAGTCCTCCGGCGAGACCGCGAGCGGCGCGCAGAACGGCCACCATGAGGTCCGCTCGCCGCTCGTGGGGACGTTCTACCGCGCTCCTGCGCCGAATGAGGGCTTTTTCGTCGAGGTCGGCGACCGGGTGAGGGCCGGGCAGACGCTGTGCATCGTCGAGGCGATGAAGCTGATGAACGAGATCCCCGCCGACGTCAGCGGCGAGGTCGTCGAGGTCCACGTCGAGGACGCAGAGGGCGTCGAGTTCGACCAGCCCCTCTTCAGCATCCGTCCGGAGTAG